One Magnolia sinica isolate HGM2019 chromosome 2, MsV1, whole genome shotgun sequence genomic window, TATTACTGTACCATGCAGCAATAAATGAAGTGTACGATCTCTCGAAAATAACCATGTCGAAGAGTCCTCCAAAAAGAGAAGCGTACGTAACGGTCATCCATTCATCTGAAGCGTACGTTTGTGGGGCCATAACCCTAGCCCAAAGCCTTATCAAGACAGGCACCAAGCGCGACCTAATCATCCTACTCGATCGatcaatctcacaagaaaaacGCCAAGCACTCATCGAATCCGGGTGGAAAATCCGTGAGATCGAGCGCATTCGGAATCCTAAAGCTGAGAACAACTCCTACAATGAATACAACTACAGCAAATTCCGCCTGTGGCAGCTCGTCGACTACGATAGGATCATCTTCATTGACTCAGACATTGTCGTGCTACGCAACCTCGATATTCTCTTCAACTTCCCACAAATGTCCGCCACCGGAAATGATGATGTGATCTTCAACTCAGGAATTATGGCAATCGAGCCATCGAATTGCACTTTCCAAATCTTAATGGACCAACGAGATGAGGTAGTATCCTACAATGGTGGGGACCAAGGATTCTTGAATGAGGTGTTTGTGTGGTGGCATCGATTGCCAAGGAGAGTGAATTTCTTGAAGAATTTCTGGGCGAACACGTCAGCGGAAATGAGCATGAAGAACCAACTCTTCGGATCGGACCCACCGAAGCTCTACACCATACATTTTCTTGGGCTTAAACCATGGCATTGCTATAGAGACTATGATTGTAATTGGGATCTCAGCCAGCAACGTGTCTACGCAAGCGACGTAGCACATGAAAGGTGGTGGAAGGTGCACGACGCTATGAATGAAACGTTGCAGAGGTTTTGCGGACTGACGCCGAAGCGGAAGGTAGAATTGGATTGGGATAAGAAGAAAGCCGGCGAGATGGGGTTCTTAGACGAGCATTGGAAGTTGAACATTTCGGATCCGAGACGGCACACATAATCATATTTTGTTACccattatttcttttcttttcttttctttctttcttttttgttgttttaatgttACCGATTACATTGAACATTTTGATAGTTTGATTTGTGttcttttataaattattttgtgCATGGTTGAAAAATGAgaatgttgattttttattttttttttgagtgtTTCTGCGTGAAATAGATGCAAGAGAAAAAATAGTAATTTATACGCCGCTTGACGTGAATTTCTTGCAATGTGGACAGTTGGGTTGTCTACTCTAATTAGGTACAACCAACCTATTGGTGCCGAAATATTCCATGGGTTAGTTATTCTGTATGGCCCACGCACAACCACTGCCCATATGATGCATGGTAACATGACATGAAATATCCATACCTTTGTTCATTTGTGGTCCAGGCTACTAAGATAGTTTTGCACGAAGCGGATTACCTACCAAATCAGTATGCTATAGCCTTAACTCAGTGGGCTACcaatcttatccatgccatccatctattttatcagcttattttagtacataagctcaaaattgaaggatacccaaaactaaagtggaccacaccggaaGAAACagggggataatgatgtccaccgttgaagccttcctgagGCTACaatgacgtttatttgtcatccaacttgttcataaggtcaaacagacattggatgaagggaaaaacaaattttcagcttcatccaaaactttcataagCTTTCAATGGTCGGCGTTTAACTCCCattctcttgtgtggtgtgtttacttgagcttttgatatgtttgaattttggctcatgtcctaaaatgagctgataatcagatggacagggtagataagaatcatacatcatggtgggccccacagagtttactcagtacacaatgtAATCTgcgtccagatttgcaccatttTGGAAATGGTGGTGGCTCTTTAAaatgtacacatggcatagttgtacgTGGTCTAGATTGTCCAGATGGTTGACCCAACATTGGATGGAGCATAGCCAGATTATTGACCTAAGAAGACActtgattttctaatgtacaccactgactattttacttttaataaTCCATTTGATTGCCATTATAATTGAATGGTTATGATtgcttgatcaatgtgattttattACTATGCTCCATCCATGGTGGAAACCACAATTTAGATATTGCTCTTAGAGCCTATTCATTGACGGTAGTTTTATGGGGCACTTATCACACCCCAGTGCTTTTCAACATTTTTGTCCTCATAATTAGTAACGACAATGCAAAACTTGTCAGGTCTTTTCATCATAAAACACCTTCAACATCCCATGGAGTAGCCCTCACCTACCTGCTTCTCTTCCTCTGCATGTAGCTTGCATGGAGTCCCAGTGTTACGGAGTACCAGCTACATAAGATTTGTGGAGTTCAATATATTAAATGAATTTGCAACATCCACATGATAAGGGCcgctccatggctcagtggtagacaaactctatttcaacactgagatcagggattaagtgcccatgtggtgtgagtgggtgTGTGAGTGCATGGATGTcaatctaaaaatgaggtagatttatagTTCTAAATAGGTTATGGCATCAAAAAAAGTGAGTATGAATCTCTCACCATTCAAATCATTTCCCCGTCTCTCTCAACGCTTGTAGCCTGCGTGTGTATAGTTGCACCATTTCCTTtaatcttcttctcctttttttctaTCCTCACTCGATCTTTCCATGTGGGCTGTACCATATGCCCTAGCAAGTTGCAATGCTCCTTGTTGCAATGAGACAAATAGATAGTTCGATGGATCAATCCAGACTATGTATTGGATCCACCGAAGATAGTGGAATACCTTGAAAATCACACTGAGTGGAT contains:
- the LOC131236271 gene encoding UDP-glucuronate:xylan alpha-glucuronosyltransferase 2 isoform X1 produces the protein MPVKGLAMMKATTSKSMVIKIYLAFIACFLVAYAAVFLWPSSFYQKIAPPFIRCTLRNCHLKKDEDGFKMKAVLETKLHEKRAILEKPSFIDEIIRNKTIGLVNMGDDYEIGGWDGVKKAVVVRFDRVSDLFKWKDLFPEWIDEEEDNDGPSCPEIPMPDFTMYEDMDVVVAQLPCRYPEEGWRRDVLRLQIHLIAANLAVKKGGRERMKVVFSSSCRPMVEIFRCDDLVKWDSDWWLYEPDIERLEQKLSMPVGSCKLALPLWGEAINEVYDLSKITMSKSPPKREAYVTVIHSSEAYVCGAITLAQSLIKTGTKRDLIILLDRSISQEKRQALIESGWKIREIERIRNPKAENNSYNEYNYSKFRLWQLVDYDRIIFIDSDIVVLRNLDILFNFPQMSATGNDDVIFNSGIMAIEPSNCTFQILMDQRDEVVSYNGGDQGFLNEVFVWWHRLPRRVNFLKNFWANTSAEMSMKNQLFGSDPPKLYTIHFLGLKPWHCYRDYDCNWDLSQQRVYASDVAHERWWKVHDAMNETLQRFCGLTPKRKVELDWDKKKAGEMGFLDEHWKLNISDPRRHT
- the LOC131236271 gene encoding UDP-glucuronate:xylan alpha-glucuronosyltransferase 2 isoform X2, with translation MKAVLETKLHEKRAILEKPSFIDEIIRNKTIGLVNMGDDYEIGGWDGVKKAVVVRFDRVSDLFKWKDLFPEWIDEEEDNDGPSCPEIPMPDFTMYEDMDVVVAQLPCRYPEEGWRRDVLRLQIHLIAANLAVKKGGRERMKVVFSSSCRPMVEIFRCDDLVKWDSDWWLYEPDIERLEQKLSMPVGSCKLALPLWGEAINEVYDLSKITMSKSPPKREAYVTVIHSSEAYVCGAITLAQSLIKTGTKRDLIILLDRSISQEKRQALIESGWKIREIERIRNPKAENNSYNEYNYSKFRLWQLVDYDRIIFIDSDIVVLRNLDILFNFPQMSATGNDDVIFNSGIMAIEPSNCTFQILMDQRDEVVSYNGGDQGFLNEVFVWWHRLPRRVNFLKNFWANTSAEMSMKNQLFGSDPPKLYTIHFLGLKPWHCYRDYDCNWDLSQQRVYASDVAHERWWKVHDAMNETLQRFCGLTPKRKVELDWDKKKAGEMGFLDEHWKLNISDPRRHT